ttttttccttaacctTCCCTCTTGGCggaaaaaattggatttttacTTTTGGCaatattctttttcctttaccttctcatttatttatttgtgcaCAAATTcgatttattcatttttttttctctcaaaattcacAGAaaaataattgcacaaattcgattttaatttttcccatttccatttatttatttatttttatttgctttcccTCTATATTATATGTTTGTGCGgagttaattttaattttatttatattttctgaaGAATTGGAAATGTGGGGTTTGTTTTGTAAAGTGTTTGGCTATGTAGGAAAAGAGAAGATTCGGCGTTGGCGGCGAGCTTTTGGATACTGagattattaaattttgaatttggagtTGTTACTGAGGAAGAGAAATGAGTACTCAACTTTTGGATATTCAACCCAAGGAACTCAAATTTATATGTAAGTCAATCATTACCATATGACCCACTTTTAATTATTAacctttaaatttattttttcgtGTTTTAATAATATGGGCTATATCTACCATCATTATTGTTAGAATTTCTTCACACTCTGTTTGATCACTGATGAATTGGCAAACATATggattttataataaattttaatggaaACAAACACAGCTTATTTAAATTGTCGAAATAGCAAATAACTAGTAGAAGACACATAAGAATTGTTGATTTCATTTTTCTGccaattttgattaaaaaaagaaaaagaaaataacacgAGGATTCCAATGttctatattttaaaatatatggaAGTAGTATCTGAAACCAATGAATTTGATGATAGAATAAATTAGTAGGCCTCGGGGTCTTGGCTTAGGTGATTATGGGATGGGGCGGGTTCATTCAATTGGGTCCATATATTAACTGGaaaacaggggaaaaaaaaacactttgcAGATTAATAGATAGTATCCTTAATGATTTTATATTGGGAATGACTTTGGTGGCCTTCAAGTCAGGTGTATTAGATATGTAAATGTAATGTGTTCTTTTCCTAGCATTACTCGTTTGTATGTATTTGTTGCATGCATCTACTTCTGAAATGCGAGGTTTATGTTTGAATTACTTTGTTTTCCATAGTTGAATTGAAGAAGCATAGCTCATGTTCAGTTCGACTTGCCAATAACACCCACCATCATGTTGCTTTTAAGGTGTGTTTCACTTCTATTTATGTTTTTCTGTTCTCAGCTTTCTAGAGTTTTAGTATAAAATTCCTTGTAGAGGATGGAATGCTTAATAGCTAGATAATTTTGGCAGGTAAAAACTACATCTCCTAAGAAGTACTGTGTGCGACCAAATGTAGGCGTTATTTCTCCGAAATCAACTTGTGAGTTTACAGGTATGTCCTTCCCATATCTCAGTGAGTAAATTGTAAGCTTGCAGTTGTGCCTGTGATGTTTAGTAGAATGAAGTATGAAGCTGTAAGTGGCCAGATTCAATAGACAATGATTATTATCAATAGTttctccaatatatatatatatagttttgcCAGGACCACTTTATAAATGGAAATTGCTATTATTTTACACCGGATAAAATTCGAAGACAAAAATAAGTTTAACCATTTGCCACATGGagtaaggggaaaaaaagaaaaagaaaaatagcgTTATTATAGGCTGCtgcatttaatttattttattttatttcttgtgGAGTGggtttttgggggggggggggggggagtgggATTCAGTTTTTACTTGTTCACAAGTATAAgatttctaaattatatatagaatttgCGCAAATTTCACTTGATAAATCTAGTAagttaaaataatatgaaaTGATTACAGTCATCAAGTATTTTTGGTtgattacatttttattttattttaaaatatatgcaTAAATACTTCGTTTGATTAATTTTGCCTACATGATATTTTGGTTCATATCAATTTTAGAAGTTGAAGATGAACCTAGAATAACTAGGAAAATGAATCCACCATTTAAGTCTTTGCTCTTTTGGTGAATATTTATGTACTTCAAGAAATTagaattcttcttttttagtgaTAAGCAATATATATGACAATGATAAACAATATATCTGACTATTAAATGGGATGAATTAAGTTTATTACACATAGTTCAAATATTTTACCTTGCTGTTTAGGCTTTATATCATGTTCTTGTTGTATTAATGTTGAAGCAACATCGGTTGACACATGTACTCCTCTTTCAAAACTAGGTTTTGGTGGTATTTAATGTTCTTTCATTACTAAGACATTTTCTCCTGTATGGGAAGCAGTAATTTCATTGCAATTGATTGTCCTTGACAGCCCAAATGACTCAAGCTAGGTTTTGAGTTTGCCAAACTCTTGTTCGAACCTCTGCAGACAAGTCTTGCATGACTTTTACTAGATATGGTCGGCTCTATGGCAAACTGTATTGGTCTGGGTTCAGGATTAGAAAACTTCttgaacactttttttttccttcaaatagTGCTACAGACTGTTTGTTCCCTTGCCTCAGACTATATCTTTGAACTAGAAAATGGTCCTGCTGAGATTGTGGTAGACCGTAGATCTTTCAATAGGATTGGGGTAGATAttcctttttatgtttttctttcatttattttccaaTCAGTTATGGCAACTTGTACAATTTAAGGTGAAGGTTCCCAATATTGTTCTAGTGTTATATAATGAGTTTCATTTTGGCAATCTTAACTTGTTTGTTATATGATAAGATTAATTGTTTAAAAGAATTGGTCCATCTCATGTAACCAGTTTATTGAATATCCATGGATCTTGTCAACCATCAAAACTAGATGCCTTTAATATTACCAATGCTCACTAGAATCAAGTTTGAACAAATAATTAGAACTAGAACCTGGACTTACTGACCTGGGCTGCTGGCTATCATTGGCCATGAGCCTATCACGAGCCTCCAACTGAATCATGGTCTGGACTTGTGGTATCTTGAAAGTTTGGCTTATTAGCCATTTAGCCTATCTACACACATGACCTTGAAGAACTTAGTTGGGTTGGGAACAGGCTAAATGACATTGCACTCTTTAACCATTTTCAGCTGAAATTAGAAAAAGTGTGCAAACTGCAACAATAGAAGAGTTGTGTGTGCTCAACAGGCTTGTTAATGGTTCTTTGTTGAAGCAGGAACAAGCAATATGGTGGTGCAATGAATTTATAAGGTCAGTGAACATGACACAAAAGGACTGTTAAACCCAAATTGCCCGAGACTTGTCGTTGACTATGGTGTTCTTTTGGTTTGTCTGCAATTGATGGGGTTGATGCTGAGAATCTTGGTGATCAAATCTCGGGCTCAATAAGTCAAAGGGCGGTTGCTTCTTTTTAATTGGTGGGTCTTGGAATGTAGATCAGTTGGGATTAACGATGGTGAGGTCAAGACTTTAGATGGTTGctaggttttatttatttattttgtttttgggttctGTTTTTGGTGCTTGCAGTTGAGACCAAGGGTTGGATTGTTTGGGATATGGCAAATGTGACTAGGTGTGGGTTGTTGGCTGTGTGGGTagtttgggtattttttttttgttggggtgggggggggggttgggggaggggggataTGAATACACTAGGTTTGGGTTGTTGTGGGAGGTTTTTTGGCTAGGAGAAGGAAAGTGAATGCCCTATCTTGGTTGTGTGTGCAGTGGAGGTTTCACAGATGATGGGGTTGAACGATGGTTGGATTTTCtagttatttaaattttggtgaTGGTTGCATTTTATGgttatttcaattttggttGTGACCCACGGCGATGTTTGAAAATCATAGATCGATTTTTCATGCAGCACTAACATCGAAAGAAAATttacaataaataaacaaagaaagaaacaataaaaaccTAGGAATTGGCACTTAGGGTTGTTTGGAGTTAGCAccaaaaaagatagaaaatctaggagtcagcacctactGTTGGTTGGAGTTAGAACTAGACAAttgaaaaaattctaaaagtttttattttttattttttgcttgatAAATAGGGGGGAGGGGGGCTGTGGGGGTCAAACCCTCATGCCCAAGCACCACAAGATGTTTTGGAACCACTAGGGTATCCCTGGAACCCCAATTTATTACTTAATCAGAATTGTCTCCATAGGAGTACATTAGCTAGCCTAAAAATAGACTATTAGATCTAATCCCTAATTCTACTTGACTTAGGAAAgctaattattgaattataaaaatagcCTTGACTCTaggaaattaattaaaattttcaatagcctaattaattattgagacctaaaataaaattgatttgactagtaaaaatacaattgactcttaaaattaaatataactaAATTAATGTTGAGAATTGAGAAGCTTAATGGACAGTGCATGTTGTCAAAAGAAGATTGGTGTAACCACTTCAGATAGTTGGAATTACGCTTCCTGCAGTAATGGATTCAATTGCCTTGAGTCTGGCAACAAAAGATCCCTGTATAACTGGGTGAAAGAGGGAGAGCAGACATGTGTAAGGAGTATCAGTACACTGTGGCACAATATATTTAAAACTTGATGATGAGGTGgcattgttttatttaaaatataaaaaaaaggggggtggggatagagagagagagagagagatagagagatgtaTCAAATATGTAGGGACGAAAACTGAAACATTGTTACTAAATTCAATGGTTAGTATTATAATTAAAGAAACAAGTGGTGCTTGAGGGAGAGGGAGACAACATGTGTAAGGAGTATCAACACACTGTggcataacatttttataacatgATGATGAGGTGGCAGCGTTTTACTTGAAATAAAGGAGTGGAATATACTAATCACTACGTTTACTAAAATTCAAAAGAGAAGTTGACTACTGATGGTGATTTAGTGACTAGTGTCATATAAAATTAAGGATGGAACTCCACGTGTTACAAGCATCCATTGATAACTGTCAAGATCTCAAGTAAAATAGAGACTTACATCCCAAGCAAGAAGACATCTTAAACTGATTCCTCTTATTATTTTGCTTGTAATCCACTAGTTTAAGGGTGTTTTTTTGCTAGTCCTATCAAGGTGTTAATGCAAGTAAGTAGCTTTGTAAGTTTAAGTTTTACTAATTAGATTTCTAGCTATTATGTTAGTGCACTCTTTACTTTTTTGCATAGATAATAGGATTGTTAGTTTGAGTTTCATTGTTTCGTAACTTCGAtaactttttttctcttaatcAGAGTTAGGATATTGATATTCTCTCCATTGATTTAGTTGTTATTTGGTATTCATATTGATAATTGATGTAGAGCAATTAACATAGTTACCATTGGTATTAATGAACCACCTTTGATaaggaaatattttctcttcatTGAGGCAAAATGGACCGACCCATACACTTTTTAGAAACAAAGTCAAATCATAAAATCAATGGCTTGACAAAGGCCATCAACACAGCCCTGCAATCAAAACGATGCTTAAATTATAATAAGCACAAACAATGGTTTTGAGCCTGGCAAGGGAAGATTTGTCTCAGCTGAATTTGTTGCTCTTTggtagttttttaatttatttattttattgtctttcCATCTGTAAATTCATATTGCACAGTCACGCACACAAAAAAACATAGTCAGGGACACATGCACAGATTTTGTGGTTTTGGGGGAAGAAATTTGGTTGCTCCATAATTTGATATGGATTTCATCAGgaaatttttaaataagaaaCCATTGATATGTCTCGAGGTCATAgtgggattaaaattttttactgatacttgaaaattttggtcTAGATATGATCTTTCACTTGGTTTTGCTCTTCAGTTTTTGGTATTCTATTTCcttatattgttattttatctatcTTTATTGCCTTATGTGTCCATGTAGTTACAATGCAAGCTCAACGGACAGCTCCGCCTGATATGGTGTGCAAAGACAAGTTTTTGATCCAAAGCACTATTGTTCCTGCTGGAACAATTGATGAGGACATTACACCTAGCATGGTAtgtttttgtagttttgttGTTCTTGATTCTATATTTTGGCTTCTCATAGATTGTTTTGGCAGTTTGCCAAGGATGGCAGCAAGTACATTGAAGAGAACAAGTTGAGAGTGACGCTCATTAGCCCGCCCGGTTCACCAGAACTGTCACCAATTAATGGACTACAGAAACAGGGGCTAGCTcatgaagtttcaaaattgaaaaaaagtcAAGAATTGGGTAGAGTGGAAACGCAGCCAATGGTTAGAGAAACTCTTCTTAGTTAACAACGTTGGGTTTAACTAATTCTCTCCCTCATAATTTTTGAATACTTCAATAAGTTgcctttgtttttcatttgatttcACCATGTCTTGGGTCAACACCCTACCCTCATTTTTGAGTTTAGTAGGGAAGAATTATCCTGGTATATGTTATCACTAATATGTGGATTGAGTTTCAAGTAGATCAAGCATATTAAATGGTAAACTAGAATTGCTTGTAGAATATCATATGGTAGTTCTTATTTTATTGGTTCAGGTTGCTAAGGATTCAGATGAGTCCAAATTGTTTAATGAAAAGGTGCTGAATCTAGCTGAGGATATGGAGTTGAAAACAGTGAAGGATACAGAACTGAAGCCAGCAAAGTATGCAGAACTGAAGCCAGCAAAGGATGCAGAACTGAAGCCAGCAGAGGACGCAGTACTGAAGCCAGTAAAGCATGCAGAACTTAAGCCAGTAGAGGATTCAGTTCTGAAGCCAGTAAAGGATGCAGAACTGAAGCTAGCAAAGAACACTGAACTGAAGCATGCAAAGAATACAGAATTGGAGCCAGCAAATAATGCAGAAATGGAACCAGCAAAGGATGCTGAGTTGAACCTATCAAAGGATGCAGAATTGGAACCCGAAAAGGATGCAGAATTGGAGCCACAAAATGATGCAAAATTGGCGCCAGCAGAGGATGTGGAGTTGAAATCAGCAAAGAATGTTGACAAGTTAAATTTAGTTAAAGATATCGAGGAGATGAAGACAAAACTAAATGGTCTTGAATCAAAGCTAAAGGAGGTCAGCCTTTCTAgaatctttgaaaaaatttatggtATAATTACAGTGTGACTAATCAGGGCAATAACAAATAAATGGAATAGAATAGTGTTGCTATTCTTGTTTGCCTCCAGTTTGCACTCTGAAATTCAATTATTGTACTCTGTTGTGACCATATCAAGAGTTTGGTTACTGAAATCCATCTCTTATCCACTTACCTTCTTTCAATATAATATGGTTTCATTACAAcaaatctctattttattttgccTTCTATAGTTCTAGTATCATATCAAATCaactaaaatttagaaatcaattgttaaaaaaaaaaaaaaaaaaaggttgatgcATATCCATTCATTAACTCTCGCAGTTGTAGTGCTATATGACCTCTGAAAATAAATTCCCTGGTCCCATGTTCATTCACTATCTCAATGActatttaggatttgttttctATAATCTTATGCATCCACAGGGTCTATTGTTGCCATTTCTTCTCAATTTAGAGTTCTGGTTGAAATTTTATGATGAAGTCcctatagaaaatgaaaattttcttcagTAATTCTTCTCTGTCCTTATTGGCTCAGTCCCTTATTGTATGTTCTACCCACAGTATCATCTAATATTTGGTTCTTTTAACTTCTTTGGGATGGGGATAATTGTGTGATATTTGCCCCCTGATTATATCAGATTTGTTACAATTATCCCCCTGATGGGGATAATTGTGTGTTATTTGCCTCCTGATCATATCAGATTCTTTACAATTATGCGTTAGGAATTGATTAGTTATAGTAGTCCTAGCATATGGAATCCATAtgtatttcttttgttttatatggtatttgttttataaaatttataatgaatctGTTTAGTACAAGGATGGAATCTTGTTCTATAGCACTCAAGTCTTTGGATTTCCTTTGCAGGCTGAAGTTACTATTTCAAAGCTAACAGAGGAGAAGAGTTCAAGCATTCAAGATATAAGAGTCTTCCAGGAGAAACTTGTAAGTTGTTACTTCTTGAACATATTCTTTTCTTAGTGTTTCTTTTGGTATGCTTAAAGTCAGTGAGTTCTGCCATAAGCCTTGCAATGCATTTTTTTCCCTATCCTAGTTTAAAGGAATTTATCGACTGTAAATCTTATCTGGTcactatttgtttatttaaaagatCTAGTCCTGCGCTTCTATATGTAGCATACCAACCTCATTTTCCCCAACTGCTTTTTGCATCGATTGATTCCtcctttgcttttatttcttatttgtgaCATTGACATTTTCATTTACCTTTCTTGCTTTGCAGGCAGAGTTGAGCAAAAGAGGAGTGAGAAGAGTTCAAGTCGGATTTCCTCTTCTATTTGTTTGTATGGTGGCCATTGTCAGTGTTGAGCTTGGATACCTTTTACACCGTTGAACACTTTACAAAGCATTAACACTTAATGATTAATTCCTAGCTAGTTACAGATAGAGGTATAAGAATCTCTCTCCCCTCATTATAAATGTGCAGAGGAGGTATTTTAGTCAGTGTGTTCTTTCTGGCCAATTTCCTCGGAATGGAATATAAGTGTGCTGTGAGTAtaccggattttttttttttttttttataagagagaAGTGGGAAGGGAGGGGATGTGTGTAAATGAGCTCCGTATACATATGCTGATGAAGTACATGATTTCCATATGCTCTTGATTTAACCAAAATATGGAAAATTGGAAACTTGTTTGGGATCATTATTCACTGCTGTCTGTGTCAATTAGATGAAATAACCCCAAGTAacgaagaaaataaataaaatcacgCAAGATAGAAGAACAGACCAAATTCCTCAGACTAACCCACGCTTGCATGGGAATTCAGGAGAACCCTGATATATGTTCATTGTCTGagttacctatcaaaaaaaaaatatgtttattgtCTGAGTTAAAAAAAGGACTCCTTTTGTTGAGTTCATTTGATAGCACACCAAGCTCCTTGAAGAACTAATTTTCAGAGTGGGCTGGACCAAAAGAGGTGCCTTGCACCTTGTCAAACAAAACTGAAAGAAAATTTCTGATAATTAGCTGAAGGATGACTGATGAGTGTGTGGTTTTAGTGTTGTATAACGTTAGCAAGTGGATACTCAATTTACCATGTTTCAGCCATAAACATAAGTGGATACCATGCCAATttcgcttcttcttctttctttctttctttttttcttttttttatttatttatttttttttatttgctgtaaaaaaatttttgaaaattttttcagtattttcctgtttttaatttgtaaaatttggtcaagcttgaaaaagttttctttaactgtaaaattttgtgaaacatttaaaaaaaaaaaaaaaaagcttgataaaacattttacaaaaagaCATTGGGTCTCTAAAACCCTCATTTGGTGGTTTgtgtttgaaaaattttatgtcatgaaaatattttgattgaaaacATTTCATAGCAAAACAACGGAGCGTGGTGTGCTTGATACTAATTTGAGAGCACAGCCAAACCCACCCTTAATAATGCACCTCATGGAAACGCACGGTGGTTTTGAAAAGGTTTAGGAGGAGAAATAGTTGTTAAGCCTACGATGATCTAGGCAATGTCACTTAAACATCAAACTTATATGGTTTTCAGATTTCAAGTCATGTAAGTCACAGGTTTGTTATAAATAGGGTTGCAAATGAATTGAGtatttaaaaatcataaattttcatttaattttaggcaaaaatacTACTTTGGTTCTTATATTTTTGGATTATAGTTAATTTAGTTCTTACATTTTGGTAATAGTTAATTTGGTccatgttatttttaaattgcaacCAATTTGgattgttcatttaattttaggcaaaaatatcattttaattcttacatttttgggttataattaatttagtccttacatttttgtagcaatcaatttagtccatattatttttaaatagcaATCAACATGGTCCATACCGTTAActtatttatagaaaatacaTATGTGGCAAAGAATTTGCATTGTTGGTGCACACGTAGTTATaagaataatataaaatcaaaataattaaacataaaaaaagccACCTAAGCTCATAAAGGAGTTAGATTACATAttcaaatttgattaattttagttaggcccttttgtagtGGTATTTTGGGTTAAGTAATGTGTTTGAGCTTGTGAGAGAGTGTAATTaaagtgtgtgtgtttttagcaattagtttgtttctcaaaaaaagaaccTTAATCTTTTGTCATCATATATATTAAACACAACAACAAAAGCTTTTTATCCATTCACAAATTTATACTAATAAttagtaaataaattattattttttatattatataattttagctattttgataaaattatttttgtttattgaaCTTTTTCCAATCACTAGTtgtcttttttttggagaaactaaTCACTAGTTATTTGAAAGATGATAAGTAACGATAAGTCAGGTCTGATGGTTTTTCTCCACTAACCATTAATTGTATTTATTAACATTGAATCATTGAAaattactatttatattatcaataaattatagatactaatttaatattttagaattttatttacaaactaatataattcaatattatttttatactagtatatttttatatatgtatacatataattagaggattctggcattttacccctaattttgaaaaaaattagcaacatgcccctgtttgcaaactatataggagcgtgcccctgtttcgatactcgattatcctaaaatcgagttcaattaaatactcgatttgtagaaaatcgagttatgcccgatcaaacttaaaaaaaaaaaaaatttccatggaactcgagtttcaggaaatcgagttccatgcaaaaaaattttttataagtgtgattgctcTATATTCAGAGAGCCCTATAGTGgcttttttaagccctatagtgacgttttaaagccctatagtggcgttttcctgcaaatatttttagaagtgtgattggcccatattcacggtgccctatagtggcgtttttaatccctatagtgacgttttaagtccctaggcgtttttctgcaaaattttttataagtatgatCGCTTTGTtctgggtgccctatagtgattttttaggccctatagtgacgttttagagccctatagcggcggtttcctgcaaaaattttttataagtccccgtaccaagttcaaggggccctatagtggcgtttttaagccctatagtgacgttttgaaGCCCTATggcggcgttttggaactcgacttccctaaaatcgagttcttttttttttttttttttttttttttttttttttttttagttttatttgaaataactcgattttctacgaatcaagtattttaatgaaactcgattttaaagtaatcgagtatcgaaacaggggcatatccctatatagtttcgaaaaaggggcatattgctaatttttttcaaaattaagggcaaaaggctagaatctcccatataattacatatatatatatatatttaagtctAATTTTTTGCTTAcaaatatattgttatactttttttttgacagTAGAACTATAGAAGTATGTGAATCTTGAGAAAGAATACAAAGATTTAGCACCTGAAGGTTGTACAAGTAGAAAAAAACCAACTCAGTGGCTATCAACCTTAGGAATAACCGaacgaaaaaagaaaacttaaaaagaaaacagaaactgaaaaagcataaaaaagtacaaaaaaggaTGAGTCCCATGACAGAGCTCATCGTTTGTAAAAGGCTGCAGTAAGTCTCTTGTTATACTTGAGCTTGATTAACTCGTATTACAGTTGATTATAAATTTACACATCCAGCATCACATTCAGAGTCAGAGTGTATTAAACTTATGAAACAGatagattttttctttaaaaaaattacacattttataataaaaaatataaaacatatataaacgTTTTTCTGTATTATGCTTATACAAAATACCTCAATTAAACTAAACTTTAATACTGTTATCAACACTATGtatgataataaaaatcaacattATTGTTTTtcagttctatttttttttttacagtttatAATGAAATAACgactttcataattttctttaatctattaggacttaaaaaaaaaaaaaaaaattggatgatTAGGATTTTAGGACACATGTGTGTACACCCTGCgtgtattatattttaattaaagaggtcaaattattttgaattataataatatgagtacataaataatatttttgttattaggatttaaaatatggtaaaaattaagaaaatttatatcaaataattttttttttcaagttgagagagtgaaaaaagactaaaaataacattagtataAATAGTTGaaaatgacatgtcaattaaCCAAATAACAAAGACTATGATTtcagatagaatagaatggaagAAAAGAATACACATAGCTTACCCCTACTAATTTATTGACtccaaaaaatttgagaataaggttttgttgttgttagtaTATGTTTATTGCAAATGAAGATTGAAACAACTTGAGGAGATTCAAACAAGGTTGGATCTCCAACCAATGAGAGCGTGACACCAatacattaatttcttttttgaatttatatttggtCGAGTCGATTTTGATGGGTTAGGAATCATGGGACATGAGACTCGACCCAAAACCCACATTTTTAACACTGAAGGATCCACTACTTGACGCTTGTGCATTTAGAGCCATTTGCGGGTTGTTGGGTCATTCAAGGTTGAGTTTAGTTGGTTTGTAGATAGCCCTAATTCAAGTTGTATGATTATACAAATTATTGGAATGCAACATGAGGATGTAGTCTTTAGTGCGTAACCTCGATTTAGAAAGTTttcaattatataaattatattagatTAATTATCATATTAATTGGATAATTTTCTTtggggttgattttttttttttaaagagataattacaacatgctactAATCCCGTAGCTCAAATCCTTTCCCCCCtaaacccccaagcactttgtgcatggggagATGCCAATTCAACTATAAGGCCTTTGGCTTATGCATACAGTATCTATGTATAGACACTAAAAAATgtagtctaatttttttttctcttaccTTCCCATGTTGCTAACCCCGTAGCTCAAATCCTTTCCCTCCTAAACCCCcaaacactttgtgcatggggagATGCCAATTCAACTATAAGACCTTTGGCTTATACATACAATATCTATGTATAGACACTAAAAAATgtagtctaattttttttttctcttaccTTCCCAATTTTTAATATCATTGTTGACTCTCATATGGGACTTAAGACACTACTCGAAACCCACATTTTTAACATTGAAGGACTTGCTACTCGACTGCCTATGCATTGGGAGCCATTTGCAGGTCATTAGGTTGGCTATGTGGGTTGAGTTTGACCGGTTAGTAGACAGCCCTAGCTCAAGTTGTGTGAAAAATTGAGTAGAAGACCATTGCAAATTGTTGATTATGGTGGATTATTTGGAACATGACATGTGGATGTATGCTTTAGTGCATAACCAAGGTA
This genomic stretch from Quercus lobata isolate SW786 chromosome 3, ValleyOak3.0 Primary Assembly, whole genome shotgun sequence harbors:
- the LOC115981490 gene encoding vesicle-associated protein 1-2-like; protein product: MSTQLLDIQPKELKFIFELKKHSSCSVRLANNTHHHVAFKVKTTSPKKYCVRPNVGVISPKSTCEFTVTMQAQRTAPPDMVCKDKFLIQSTIVPAGTIDEDITPSMFAKDGSKYIEENKLRVTLISPPGSPELSPINGLQKQGLAHEVSKLKKSQELGRVETQPMVAKDSDESKLFNEKVLNLAEDMELKTVKDTELKPAKYAELKPAKDAELKPAEDAVLKPVKHAELKPVEDSVLKPVKDAELKLAKNTELKHAKNTELEPANNAEMEPAKDAELNLSKDAELEPEKDAELEPQNDAKLAPAEDVELKSAKNVDKLNLVKDIEEMKTKLNGLESKLKEAEVTISKLTEEKSSSIQDIRVFQEKLAELSKRGVRRVQVGFPLLFVCMVAIVSVELGYLLHR